Proteins from one Oryza sativa Japonica Group chromosome 12, ASM3414082v1 genomic window:
- the LOC107277363 gene encoding uncharacterized protein, producing MEGGSGGDSQRFGKMVVESKFRRKRRRGGTTMILAGTTDTEGMMDQEEEEEDDDDQPADVLEDRKHQPADVLEDRKHRDGSIYRGTDYWSIYYRIADTNETPLKPMMLSDPTTDCRPNWSGCIVHSGCSMLQIFSLKLVSMAAPAIGDGPIQVYGFMAVRDHMDCLRNYVFNRGRDKPFIVNLSDPFILLSGPKRGFGMETPALLEYDIRIKRGDGEDDDLQLIDGAATISETELPPPYAQAYTRRIAGNYGSVNISLALLHNAIEATMHIQITEVRGSGGFNMSMACRVGQIPDEIKLFESVAIAKPCQLNKRFVLAIVKRGILVLDLKVKRSGASEEEEPVCMLRGLKAKAHSQVILPMIFDCATILVSVHWSNLPAPMLD from the exons ATGGAgggcggaagcggcggcgattCCCAGCGGTTCGGGAAGATGGTTGTCGAATCCAAATTcaggaggaagaggcggcgaggagggacgaCTATGATCCTTGCAGGCACAACGGACACTGAAGGAATGATGGatcaagaagaagaggaggaggacgacgacgaccagccTGCTGATGTTCTTGAGGATAGGAAGCATCAACCTGCTGATGTTCTTGAGGATAGGAAGCATCGAGATGGATCCATCTACAGGGGTACCGATTACTGGAGTATCTATTATCGTATCGCCGATACCAACGAAA CTCCATTGAAGCCGATGATGCTGTCTGATCCGACCACGGATTGCCGGCCCAACTGGTCTGGTTGCATCGTCCACTCAGGTTGTTCCATGTTGCAGATCTTCTCACTCAAGCTGGTCTCCATGGCTGCCCCTGCTATTGGTGATGGCCCCATTCAAGTGTACGGCTTCATGGCTGTTCGAGATCATATGGATTGCTTGCGCAACTACGTCTTCAACCGCGGTCGTGACAAACCTTTCATTGTCAACCTCTCCGATCCCTTTATACTCTTGTCTGGCCCTAAGAGAGGCTTTGGGATGGAAACTCCTGCACTGCTTGAGTACGACATAAGGATCAAGAGAGGAGATGGAGAAGATGATGATCTCCAGCTCATAGATGGAGCTGCCACCATCAGTGAGACCGAGCTACCCCCGCCATATGCCCAAGCTTACACCCGACGGATTGCCGGCAACTACGGTTCCGTGAACATTAGCTTAGCACTTCTCCACAACGCCATAGAGGCCACGATGCACATCCAGATAACCGAAGTGCGTGGCAGTGGGGGCTTCAACATGTCTATGGCTTGTCGTGTCGGTCAAATACCTGATGAAATCAAGCTCTTTGAAAGTGTTGCCATTGCCAAGCCGTGTCAGCTAAACAAGAGGTTTGTGCTTGCCATTGTCAAGCGCGGCATCTTGGTGTTAGACTTGAAGGTTAAGCGGAGTGGCGCctcagaggaggaggagccagtCTGTATGCTCCGTGGCTTGAAGGCAAAAGCACATAGCCAAGTCATCCTACCTATGATATTTGATTGCGCCACCATTTTGGTCAGTGTGCATTGGTCAAATCTGCCGGCCCCCATGTTAGACTAG
- the LOC4351276 gene encoding laccase-23 precursor: MGSRGCSCWLLSLALLCSLAAAKEQYHEFVIRETTVKRLCKSQSIMTVNGQFPGPTLEIKEGDSLIINLINRGRYNVTLHWHGVRQMRTGWSDGPEYVTQCPVRPGQSYRYRFTVAAQEGTLWWHAHSSWLRATVYGALLIRPRDGTSYPFHVQPTRELAPILLGEWWDMNPVDVVRAATRTGAAPNISDALTVNAQPGDLYSCSSHDTAFFPVTSGETNLLRFINAALNTELFVSLAGHNMTVVAADASYTKPYTTSLLLLAPGQTTDVLVTFDQPPGRYYLAARAYASAQGVPFDNTTTTAIFDYGAANNASSAAIAMPTLPAYNDTTAATAFTTNLRGLRKAELPSRVDESLFFTVGVGLFNCTNATAQQCGGPNGTRFAASINNVSFVLPSSTSILQAHHHGAPGGVFTADFPASPPVQFDYTAQNVSRALWQPVPGTKVYKLKYGSAVQVVLQGTNIFAGENHPIHLHGYDFYILAEGLGNFDAGADTAKFNMEDPPMRNTVGVPVNGWAVIRFVADNPGVWLMHCHLDVHITWGLAMAFLVDDGVGELQSLEAPPPDLPLC; this comes from the exons ATGGGAAGCAGAGGGTGTTCATGCTGGCTCTTAAGCCTGGCACTGCTCTGCTCCCTGGCTGCTGCCAAGGAGCAATACCATGAGTTTGTG ATCAGGGAGACAACAGTGAAGAGGCTGTGCAAGAGCCAAAGCATAATGACGGTGAACGGGCAGTTCCCGGGGCCGACGCTGGAGATAAAGGAGGGGGACTCGCTGATCATCAACCTGATAAACCGTGGGAGGTACAACGTGACGCTGCACTGGCACGGGGTGCGGCAGATGAGGACGGGGTGGTCGGACGGGCCGGAGTACGTGACGCAGTGCCCGGTGAGGCCCGGGCAGAGCTACCGGTATCGCTTCAcggtggcggcgcaggaggGCACCCTCTGGTGGCACGCTCACTCCTCCTGGCTCCGCGCCACCGTCTACGGCGCCCTCCTCATCCGCCCCCGCGATGGCACCAGCTACCCCTTCCACGTCCAGCCCACCAGAGAGCTCGCCCCCATCCTGCTCG GGGAATGGTGGGACATGAACCCCGTCGACGTGGTGCGCGCCGCCACGCGCACCGGCGCCGCGCCCAACATCTCCGACGCCCTCACCGTAAACGCCCAGCCCGGCGACCTCTACAGCTGCTCCTCCCACGACACGGCCTTCTTCCCCGTCACCTCCGGCGAGACCAACCTCCTCCGCTTCATCAACGCCGCGCTCAACACGGAGCTCTTCGTCTCCCTCGCCGGTCACAACAtgaccgtcgtcgccgccgacgcctcctACACCAAACCGTACaccacctccctcctcctcctcgcccccgGCCAGACCACCGACGTCCTCGTCACCTTCGACCAACCTCCCGGCCGCTACTacctcgccgcccgcgcctacGCCAGCGCCCAGGGCGTCCCCTTCgacaacaccaccaccaccgccatctTCGACTACGGCGCCGCCAACAACGCCTccagcgccgccatcgccatgccCACCCTCCCGGCGTACAacgacaccaccgccgccaccgccttcacGACGAACCTGCGCGGCCTCCGCAAGGCGGAGCTCCCGTCGCGCGTGGACGAGAGCCTCTTCTTcaccgtcggcgtcggcctctTCAACTGCACCAACGCCACGGCGCAGCAGTGCGGCGGGCCCAACGGGACGCGGTTCGCGGCGAGCATCAACAACGTCTCCTTCGTgctcccctcctccacctccatccTCCAGGCGCACCACCACGGCGCACCCGGCGGCGTGTTCACCGCCGACTTCCCGGCGAGCCCGCCGGTGCAGTTCGACTACACGGCGCAGAACGTGAGCCGCGCGCTGTGGCAGCCGGTGCCGGGCACCAAGGTGTACAAGCTCAAGTACGGCTCCGCCGTGCAGGTGGTGCTCCAGGGCACCAACATCTTCGCCGGCGAGAACCACCCCATCCACCTCCACGGCTACGACTTCTACATCCTCGCCGAGGGGTTGGGCAACTTCGATGCCGGCGCCGACACGGCCAAGTTCAACATGGAGGATCCGCCGATGAGGAACACGGTGGGCGTGCCGGTGAACGGGTGGGCGGTGATACGGTTCGTGGCGGACAACCCGGGGGTGTGGCTGATGCACTGCCATCTCGACGTGCACATCACCTGGGGCCTCGCCATGGCCTtcctcgtcgacgacggcgtcggcgagctGCAGTCGCTGGAGGCGCCTCCACCTGACCTGCCACTCTGCTAG